Proteins encoded within one genomic window of Amycolatopsis sp. 2-15:
- a CDS encoding AMP-binding protein yields the protein MTKGLQQEGGRVEGVAQLLTEAAARWADETAITETGTGATLTWRELDEAAHAQARRLVEAGVEPGDRVVLRLPTSADFAVALYGVLRAGAIAVPLSPQAPAPELEQLLTHCDPRFVIQRGDVDDTELPEVLTALSPRGELGGDPVDLGRAGEDIAVISYTSGTTGPPRGVLLSHRALLANLEQLSRVEGVLVHEDRVLVTIPLFHVYGLGPGLLQATSVGATLVLSERFEPAKTLDDCAEHRVTSIAGVPTMYTEFADLGAEELARGLATVRMLTSGAAPLHPRVLAAIREATGHDVYEGYGLTECAPVVTSTLVTGYPKPGSVGRPLPGIELRLVDSDGTEEGVPLDPDDVADVFESGGDTGLVSIRGANLFSGYWPDGAHGPDAEGWFRTGDVGYLDLDGDLHLVDRANDLIIVNGFNVYPHEVEDVISRLPGVAEVAVVGVVDERSGEAVKAVVVPAEGAALSEQQVSDQCAANLAGYKVPHLVEFVENLPHSATGKLRRLKLR from the coding sequence ATGACAAAAGGGCTACAGCAGGAAGGGGGCCGGGTGGAGGGTGTCGCGCAGCTGCTCACCGAGGCGGCGGCCAGGTGGGCGGACGAAACGGCCATCACCGAGACCGGCACGGGGGCCACGCTCACCTGGCGGGAGCTCGACGAGGCGGCTCACGCGCAGGCGCGGCGGCTCGTGGAAGCCGGCGTGGAGCCGGGCGACCGGGTCGTGCTGCGGCTGCCGACGTCGGCGGATTTCGCCGTCGCCCTGTACGGGGTGCTGCGCGCCGGCGCGATCGCGGTGCCGTTGTCCCCGCAGGCGCCCGCGCCGGAGCTGGAACAGCTGCTGACGCACTGCGATCCGCGGTTCGTGATCCAGCGCGGCGACGTGGACGACACCGAGCTGCCCGAAGTCCTCACGGCGTTGTCGCCGCGCGGCGAGCTCGGGGGCGACCCCGTGGACCTCGGCCGCGCCGGCGAGGACATCGCGGTGATCTCCTACACCTCCGGCACCACCGGCCCGCCGCGTGGTGTGCTGCTTTCGCACCGCGCGCTGCTGGCGAACCTCGAGCAGCTCAGCCGCGTGGAGGGCGTGCTGGTGCACGAGGACCGCGTGCTCGTGACCATCCCGCTCTTCCACGTCTACGGCCTCGGGCCCGGCCTGCTTCAAGCGACGTCCGTGGGCGCGACGCTGGTGCTCTCGGAGCGTTTCGAGCCGGCGAAGACGCTCGACGACTGCGCCGAGCACCGCGTCACCTCGATCGCCGGCGTGCCGACCATGTACACCGAGTTCGCCGACCTCGGCGCCGAGGAGCTGGCGCGCGGGCTCGCGACCGTGCGGATGCTGACCTCGGGCGCCGCGCCGCTGCACCCGCGCGTGCTGGCGGCGATCCGCGAGGCCACCGGCCACGACGTCTACGAGGGCTACGGCCTCACCGAATGCGCGCCCGTGGTCACGTCGACGCTGGTCACGGGCTACCCGAAGCCCGGCTCGGTCGGGCGGCCGCTGCCCGGCATCGAGCTGCGGCTGGTGGACAGCGACGGCACCGAGGAGGGCGTGCCGCTCGACCCGGACGACGTCGCCGACGTCTTCGAGTCCGGTGGCGACACCGGCCTGGTGTCGATCCGCGGCGCGAACCTGTTCTCCGGCTACTGGCCCGACGGCGCGCACGGCCCCGACGCCGAGGGCTGGTTCCGCACCGGTGACGTCGGTTACCTCGACCTCGACGGCGACCTGCACCTGGTCGACCGAGCCAACGACCTGATCATCGTCAACGGCTTCAACGTCTACCCCCACGAGGTCGAGGACGTGATCTCGCGGCTGCCGGGCGTGGCGGAGGTCGCCGTGGTCGGGGTCGTCGACGAGCGCAGCGGCGAGGCCGTGAAGGCGGTCGTGGTGCCGGCCGAGGGCGCGGCCCTGTCCGAGCAGCAGGTGAGTGACCAGTGCGCGGCGAACCTGGCCGGGTACAAGGTGCCGCACCTCGTGGAGTTCGTGGAGAACCTGCCGCACTCGGCCACCGGGAAGCTGCGGCGGCTGAAGCTGCGCTGA
- a CDS encoding sigma-70 family RNA polymerase sigma factor translates to MTLPTTASRGPVVMFAERAFGRPAAVPLTRATEAAPVPDPAEAAKIEAWDLVREAQEGDSSAFGKLYDRYVDVVYRYALFRLGDRELAEDVTSETFLRALRRITSVSYQGRDVGAWFVTIARNLILDHVKSSRFRLEVVTDEVSEPGAAPVSAVGPAAQAGPEQQAIAGATRAELLRCVAELGEDQRECIVLRFLQGLSVAETAQVMHRNEGAIKALQHRAVRRLAQLLPTGLR, encoded by the coding sequence GTGACCCTGCCGACCACCGCGAGCCGCGGCCCCGTCGTGATGTTCGCCGAACGTGCGTTCGGGCGGCCCGCCGCCGTCCCGCTGACCCGTGCGACCGAGGCCGCGCCGGTCCCGGACCCCGCCGAAGCCGCCAAGATCGAGGCGTGGGACCTCGTCCGCGAGGCGCAGGAGGGCGACTCCTCGGCGTTCGGAAAGCTCTACGACCGGTATGTCGACGTCGTCTACCGCTACGCGCTGTTCCGCCTCGGCGACCGCGAGCTGGCCGAGGACGTCACGAGCGAGACGTTCCTGCGCGCGCTGCGCCGGATCACGTCGGTGAGCTACCAGGGCCGTGACGTCGGCGCCTGGTTCGTCACGATCGCCCGCAACCTGATCCTCGACCACGTGAAGTCGAGCCGCTTCCGCCTCGAGGTCGTGACCGACGAGGTGAGCGAGCCGGGCGCGGCACCGGTTTCGGCCGTCGGGCCGGCCGCGCAGGCCGGGCCGGAGCAGCAGGCCATCGCGGGCGCCACGCGCGCGGAGCTGCTGCGCTGCGTCGCCGAGCTGGGCGAGGACCAGCGCGAGTGCATCGTGCTGCGGTTCCTGCAGGGGCTGTCGGTCGCGGAGACGGCCCAGGTGATGCACCGCAACGAGGGCGCGATCAAGGCGCTGCAGCACCGCGCTGTCCGCCGTCTGGCCCAATTGCTGCCCACCGGGCTGCGCTGA
- a CDS encoding DUF5667 domain-containing protein has protein sequence MGVPGWFSRDRAENERFDRALDPSPVERDGEFADELAVVAALRSLGEAGAPDVETRERIRAEIEGRLGDPVVRQRWKPRMADLVAAGIALVLGLAGLTLLLSRNAMPGDALYTVKRAGEETSLGLTFGDEAKARKHLEFAAGRVSELRLMTDASPSAYRTALGDFSSDVRAGVTALTALATGGSGRTQLSDLETWTKEQARLLAAEQPRIPTSARADLSGARGLLTRVQQRTSALVSRLNCYEITTGSSDELGLLPARGACTQQPTRPGASAPASPRPPAPPRRRPKAGCRRRPGRRPRRTWPCPARRRRRPAAAPPLLRRCSHRRSPRRRRRGCRRPARRRR, from the coding sequence GTGGGCGTGCCCGGGTGGTTTTCGCGGGATCGAGCCGAGAACGAGCGGTTCGATCGCGCCCTGGACCCGTCGCCCGTGGAGCGCGACGGCGAGTTCGCCGACGAGCTGGCCGTGGTCGCCGCCCTGCGCTCGCTGGGCGAGGCGGGCGCGCCCGACGTCGAGACGCGCGAGCGCATCCGGGCGGAGATCGAGGGCCGGCTCGGCGACCCCGTCGTCCGGCAGCGCTGGAAGCCGCGGATGGCCGACCTGGTGGCGGCCGGCATCGCGCTCGTACTGGGGCTGGCCGGGCTGACGCTGCTGCTGTCGCGCAACGCCATGCCGGGCGACGCGCTGTACACCGTGAAGCGCGCGGGCGAGGAGACGTCGCTGGGGCTGACGTTCGGCGACGAGGCCAAGGCCCGCAAGCACCTGGAGTTCGCGGCCGGCCGCGTGAGCGAGCTGAGGCTGATGACGGACGCGTCGCCTTCGGCGTACCGGACGGCGCTCGGGGACTTCAGCAGCGATGTCCGCGCGGGCGTCACGGCGTTGACGGCCCTGGCGACGGGCGGCAGCGGGCGGACGCAGCTGTCGGACCTCGAGACGTGGACGAAGGAGCAGGCCCGGCTGCTGGCGGCCGAGCAGCCGCGGATCCCGACGTCCGCGCGTGCGGACTTGAGCGGCGCCCGCGGGCTGCTCACGCGCGTGCAGCAGCGGACGTCGGCCCTCGTGTCGCGGCTGAACTGCTACGAGATCACCACGGGCAGCTCCGACGAGCTGGGCCTGCTTCCGGCGCGGGGCGCGTGCACGCAGCAGCCCACGCGGCCCGGGGCCTCGGCGCCGGCTTCTCCTCGGCCCCCGGCCCCACCCCGGCGCCGACCGAAAGCGGGGTGCCGCCGGCGACCGGGACGTCGTCCTCGCCGGACCTGGCCGTGTCCAGCACGCCGACGCCGACGTCCGGCGGCAGCGCCACCGCTCCTCCGCCGGTGTTCTCACCGCCGATCACCGCGCCGACGACGCCGCGGCTGCCGACGACCAGCCCGCCGCCGCCGTTGA
- a CDS encoding maleylpyruvate isomerase family mycothiol-dependent enzyme, protein MTELNAETARRAIVEHTRRLAEAAAAAGPDAAVATAPKWTVTDLVAHLGQTQNWVAEIIEQRINDPTQLPTEMAVLPADPREWPAWLSESAQRVASACSDDALDAPVFNAAGDGRSGTRFWMSSMVNEAVVHGFDAAIAAGRPVEVDAGIAAALIGNHLAMLTSPTWKMQRPESAQAIRGTGQTLQWRATDTADGTGAWFVERQPDGATWQPGTRQADVTVTGPAQSLLLILTRRAPLSDRETTHVSVDGDTDLAQHWLDSTAHAAD, encoded by the coding sequence ATGACTGAACTGAACGCGGAAACCGCTCGGCGCGCGATCGTCGAACACACCCGCCGGCTGGCGGAAGCGGCCGCCGCGGCCGGACCCGACGCCGCCGTGGCAACAGCCCCGAAGTGGACCGTCACCGACCTGGTCGCGCACCTGGGCCAGACTCAGAACTGGGTCGCGGAGATCATCGAGCAGCGGATCAACGACCCCACACAGCTGCCCACGGAGATGGCCGTGCTGCCTGCCGATCCCCGCGAGTGGCCGGCGTGGCTGTCGGAGTCCGCGCAGCGGGTGGCGAGCGCGTGCTCCGATGACGCGCTCGACGCGCCGGTGTTCAACGCCGCGGGTGACGGGCGATCCGGGACGCGATTCTGGATGTCCAGCATGGTGAACGAGGCGGTCGTCCACGGCTTCGACGCGGCCATCGCGGCGGGCCGGCCGGTCGAGGTCGACGCCGGCATCGCCGCCGCGCTCATCGGCAACCACCTCGCGATGCTCACCTCGCCCACGTGGAAGATGCAGCGGCCCGAGTCCGCTCAAGCGATCCGGGGCACCGGGCAGACCCTGCAGTGGCGGGCCACCGACACGGCGGACGGCACGGGCGCTTGGTTCGTCGAACGGCAGCCGGACGGCGCGACCTGGCAGCCCGGAACCCGGCAGGCCGACGTGACGGTGACCGGCCCGGCCCAATCGCTGCTGCTGATCTTGACCCGCCGGGCCCCTCTCTCCGATCGCGAAACCACCCACGTCAGCGTCGACGGCGACACCGACCTCGCCCAGCACTGGCTGGACAGCACCGCCCACGCCGCCGACTGA
- a CDS encoding HAD family hydrolase, with amino-acid sequence MEAVCVSAWRGKDKSQELERLATIAGEASAEAATITANAQPAVPPAPPDLTAAAFFDVDNTMMMGASIFYFARGLAARKFFTSADLAGFVWQQVKFRLGGRENKEDIKSHRERALSFVAGRTVEELTSISEEIYDELMADKIWSGTRALAQMHLDAGQRVWLVTATPIELAAIISRRLGLTGALGTVAETKDGVYTGRLMGDLLHGRAKAHAVRALASREGLNLKRCTAYSDSQNDVPMLSAVGTAVAINPDSGLRDVARARGWEIRDFRTGRKAAKIGVPSVLGAGALAGAVAAGMAYRRR; translated from the coding sequence GTGGAGGCGGTGTGCGTGTCAGCTTGGCGTGGCAAGGATAAGAGTCAGGAACTCGAACGGCTCGCCACGATCGCGGGCGAGGCGTCGGCCGAGGCCGCCACCATCACCGCGAACGCCCAGCCCGCCGTGCCCCCGGCACCGCCGGACCTGACCGCGGCCGCGTTCTTCGACGTGGACAACACGATGATGATGGGCGCGTCGATCTTCTACTTCGCGCGCGGCCTCGCGGCGCGCAAGTTCTTCACGTCCGCCGACCTCGCCGGTTTCGTGTGGCAGCAGGTGAAGTTCCGCCTGGGCGGGCGCGAGAACAAGGAGGACATCAAGTCCCACCGCGAGCGCGCACTGTCCTTTGTGGCCGGTCGCACCGTCGAGGAGCTCACGAGCATCAGCGAAGAGATCTACGACGAGCTCATGGCCGACAAGATCTGGTCCGGCACCCGCGCGCTGGCGCAGATGCACCTCGACGCGGGCCAGCGCGTGTGGCTCGTGACCGCCACCCCCATCGAGCTCGCGGCGATCATCTCCCGGCGCCTGGGTCTCACGGGCGCTCTGGGCACCGTCGCGGAAACCAAGGACGGCGTCTACACCGGCCGCCTGATGGGTGACCTGCTCCACGGCCGCGCGAAGGCCCACGCCGTCCGCGCGCTCGCCTCCCGCGAAGGTCTGAACCTCAAACGCTGCACCGCGTACTCCGATTCGCAGAACGACGTGCCCATGTTGTCCGCTGTCGGCACCGCCGTGGCCATCAACCCGGACTCCGGCCTGCGCGACGTGGCCCGCGCCCGCGGCTGGGAAATCCGCGACTTCCGCACGGGCCGCAAGGCGGCGAAGATCGGCGTCCCGTCGGTCCTGGGCGCCGGCGCGCTCGCGGGCGCGGTCGCCGCCGGCATGGCTTACCGCCGCCGCTGA
- a CDS encoding lysophospholipid acyltransferase family protein gives MSPVTGSEAHTVNGAEAQVIPLHGPGRVSPPAAPPSPSSEPSSEAPVVAFPAAPPAPAEPEPLPESVRSALAFLRNRLTGDYTVDEFGFDAELTETLVLPPLRALYEKWFRVDTFGVENLPATGGALLVSNHSGTLPLDALMTAVAVHDETGGRHLRGLGADLVFKMPLVGSFARKAGQTLACNADAERLLSGGELVGVWPEGFKGIGKPFSARYKLQRFGRGGFVSAAMRAGVPIIPVSVVGAEETYPKLGDLRLLARVLGLPYFPVTPFFPLLGALGAVPLPTKWTIEFGEPIRTDDFTPDAVDDPMLVFTLTDQVRESIQQALYRRLAQRKNIFRG, from the coding sequence ATGAGCCCCGTGACCGGAAGTGAGGCGCACACCGTGAACGGAGCCGAGGCTCAGGTGATCCCATTGCACGGCCCGGGGCGGGTTTCGCCGCCGGCCGCGCCGCCGTCGCCTTCTTCGGAACCTTCTTCGGAGGCGCCGGTGGTGGCTTTCCCGGCCGCCCCGCCGGCTCCCGCCGAGCCGGAACCCTTGCCGGAGTCCGTGCGGTCGGCGCTGGCTTTCCTGCGGAACCGCCTGACGGGCGACTACACCGTCGACGAGTTCGGCTTCGACGCCGAGCTCACCGAGACCCTCGTGCTGCCGCCGCTGCGCGCGTTGTACGAGAAATGGTTCCGCGTCGACACTTTCGGCGTCGAGAACCTCCCGGCGACCGGCGGCGCGCTGCTCGTGTCGAACCACTCGGGCACCTTGCCGCTCGACGCGTTGATGACCGCCGTCGCCGTCCACGACGAGACGGGCGGGCGCCACCTGCGTGGCCTCGGCGCGGATCTGGTGTTCAAGATGCCGCTGGTGGGCTCGTTCGCGCGCAAGGCGGGCCAGACGCTGGCCTGCAACGCCGACGCCGAGCGCCTGCTGAGCGGCGGCGAGCTCGTCGGCGTGTGGCCGGAGGGCTTCAAGGGCATCGGCAAGCCGTTCTCCGCGCGCTACAAGCTGCAACGCTTCGGCCGCGGCGGCTTCGTCTCCGCCGCGATGCGCGCGGGCGTGCCGATCATCCCCGTGTCCGTCGTCGGCGCGGAGGAGACTTACCCCAAACTCGGCGACCTCCGCCTGCTCGCGCGGGTGCTCGGCCTGCCGTACTTCCCGGTCACGCCGTTCTTCCCGCTGCTGGGCGCCCTCGGCGCCGTCCCGCTGCCCACGAAGTGGACCATCGAGTTCGGCGAGCCCATCCGCACGGACGACTTCACCCCGGACGCCGTCGACGACCCGATGCTCGTGTTCACCCTGACGGACCAGGTGCGGGAATCCATCCAGCAGGCCCTGTACCGCCGGCTCGCGCAGCGCAAGAACATCTTCCGCGGCTGA
- a CDS encoding NAD-dependent epimerase/dehydratase family protein, with amino-acid sequence MPSNVVLVTGVAGDLGGKLLARLGTNSAFERVIGVDTAPPPKDVLQRMGKAEFVRADIRNPLIAKVISSAGVDTVVHTACLAHPAGPSRRSAVKELNVIGTMRLLAACQSSPKVRKLVVKSTAAVYGAGARSQAVFTEDSELIPASSSGYAKDAVEMEGYVRGLARRRPDITVTLARFANIIGPEVDTVLSRYFALPVVPTVFGYDARLQLLHASDALGVLEQAVLQDKPGVFNVASDGVLGLSQAIRRAGRVGLPMPSAVVPSVGKVLRGARVVDFSADQVRLLNFGRVVDITKLKTEFGYQPRFTTREAFDDYTAGRGLRPVFDGARLASLAGKVFVAAATGQAGR; translated from the coding sequence ATGCCGTCGAACGTCGTGCTCGTCACCGGGGTCGCCGGAGACCTGGGCGGGAAGCTCCTCGCCCGCCTCGGCACCAACTCCGCCTTCGAGCGCGTGATCGGCGTCGACACCGCGCCGCCCCCGAAGGATGTGCTGCAGCGGATGGGCAAAGCGGAGTTCGTGCGCGCCGACATCCGCAACCCGCTGATCGCCAAGGTCATCAGCAGCGCCGGCGTCGACACGGTGGTGCACACGGCGTGCCTGGCCCACCCGGCCGGCCCGAGCCGCCGCTCCGCCGTCAAGGAACTGAACGTGATCGGCACCATGCGGCTGCTGGCGGCCTGTCAGAGCTCGCCGAAGGTGCGCAAGCTCGTGGTCAAGTCCACCGCGGCCGTCTACGGCGCGGGGGCGCGTTCGCAGGCCGTGTTCACAGAGGACTCGGAGCTGATCCCGGCGTCGTCCAGCGGCTACGCGAAGGACGCCGTGGAGATGGAGGGCTACGTGCGCGGCCTCGCCCGCCGCCGGCCCGACATCACGGTCACGCTCGCGCGCTTCGCCAACATCATCGGGCCCGAGGTCGACACGGTGCTCTCGCGTTACTTCGCGCTGCCGGTCGTGCCCACCGTCTTCGGTTACGACGCGCGCCTGCAGCTGCTGCACGCCTCCGACGCGCTGGGCGTGCTGGAGCAGGCCGTGCTGCAGGACAAGCCGGGCGTGTTCAACGTCGCGTCGGACGGGGTACTCGGGTTGTCCCAGGCGATCCGCCGGGCGGGCCGCGTTGGGCTGCCGATGCCGAGCGCCGTCGTGCCGTCCGTGGGCAAGGTTCTGCGGGGCGCGCGCGTGGTCGACTTCTCGGCCGACCAGGTCCGCCTGCTGAACTTCGGGCGGGTCGTGGACATCACGAAGCTCAAGACGGAGTTCGGTTATCAGCCTCGCTTCACCACGCGCGAGGCGTTCGACGACTACACCGCGGGCCGGGGCCTGCGCCCGGTGTTCGACGGCGCCCGGCTGGCCTCGCTGGCCGGCAAGGTCTTCGTGGCCGCCGCGACCGGGCAGGCCGGCCGATGA
- a CDS encoding 30S ribosomal protein bS22, which produces MGSVIKKRRKRMSKKKHRKLLRRTRVQRRKAGK; this is translated from the coding sequence ATGGGTTCCGTGATCAAGAAGCGCCGCAAGCGCATGTCCAAGAAGAAGCACCGCAAGTTGCTTCGCCGCACGCGAGTGCAGCGTCGTAAGGCCGGCAAGTGA
- a CDS encoding helix-turn-helix domain-containing protein, whose product MSPNKKEDLPAVGQVQFLTVAEVATLMRVSKMTVYRLVHSGELPAVRVGKSFRVPEKAVHEYLQGAYFDVG is encoded by the coding sequence ATGTCGCCGAACAAGAAGGAGGATTTGCCCGCGGTAGGGCAGGTCCAGTTTTTGACAGTCGCCGAGGTGGCCACGCTGATGCGGGTCTCGAAGATGACCGTGTACCGGCTGGTGCACTCGGGCGAGCTCCCCGCTGTGCGGGTGGGCAAGTCGTTCCGGGTGCCCGAAAAGGCTGTGCACGAGTACCTGCAAGGTGCCTACTTCGACGTCGGATAG
- the proC gene encoding pyrroline-5-carboxylate reductase, with the protein MSVIAVLGAGKIGEALLSGLLHGGHAPGDLLFTERYEGRVRELEERYPGMRAATVEDAAKRADVLVVAVKPQDIEPVLAELAPLLGASSLVVSLCAGLPTALYERRLADGVPVVRVMPNTPMLVGEAMSAMSPGRYATAEHLATVRELLSHVGQVVEVPESQQDAVTALSGSGPAYFFYLVEAMIDAGILLGLPRALAGQLIIQSAVGAAKMLAEGKDHPVLLREAVTSPAGTTINAIRELEKHGVRAALLDAIEAARDRSEELGRAHED; encoded by the coding sequence ATGAGTGTGATCGCGGTGCTGGGCGCGGGAAAGATCGGCGAAGCCCTCCTGTCGGGGCTGTTGCACGGGGGCCACGCGCCCGGCGACCTGCTCTTCACCGAGCGCTACGAGGGCCGCGTCCGCGAGCTCGAGGAGCGCTACCCGGGTATGCGCGCGGCCACGGTGGAGGACGCCGCCAAGCGCGCGGACGTGCTCGTGGTGGCCGTGAAGCCGCAGGACATCGAGCCGGTGCTGGCGGAGCTGGCGCCGCTGCTCGGGGCGTCCTCACTGGTCGTCTCGCTGTGCGCGGGGCTGCCGACGGCGCTGTACGAGCGGCGCCTGGCCGACGGGGTGCCCGTGGTCCGCGTGATGCCGAACACGCCGATGCTGGTCGGCGAGGCGATGAGCGCGATGTCGCCCGGCCGCTACGCCACCGCCGAACACCTGGCCACGGTCCGCGAGCTGCTCTCGCACGTCGGCCAGGTCGTCGAGGTACCCGAATCGCAGCAGGACGCCGTCACGGCCCTCTCAGGCTCCGGACCGGCCTACTTCTTCTACCTGGTCGAGGCGATGATCGACGCCGGCATCCTGCTCGGCCTCCCGCGCGCGCTCGCGGGGCAGCTGATCATCCAGTCGGCCGTGGGTGCCGCGAAGATGCTCGCCGAGGGCAAGGACCACCCCGTGCTGCTGCGCGAGGCCGTCACCTCGCCCGCCGGCACCACCATCAACGCGATCCGCGAGCTCGAGAAGCACGGCGTCCGGGCGGCTCTGCTCGACGCGATCGAGGCCGCGCGCGACCGCTCGGAAGAGCTCGGCCGCGCCCACGAAGACTGA